In Papio anubis isolate 15944 chromosome 17, Panubis1.0, whole genome shotgun sequence, the following are encoded in one genomic region:
- the TMEM97 gene encoding sigma intracellular receptor 2 isoform X1, which yields MGAACIALEGAGRRPRRVGPGRRADLAPLLTSAGPGPTDGRWGFRQPGAAWSGCWASTFSAISPSPCSWTCRRCCRASFTQSRNLLKWYAKEFKDPLLQEPPAWFKSFLFCELVFQLPFFPIATYAFLKGSCKWIRTPAIIYSVHTMTTLIPILSTFLFEDFSKASGFKGQRPETLHERLTLISVYAPYLLIPFILLIFMLRSPYYKYEEKRKKK from the exons ATGGGAGCGGCATGCATAGCCCTCGAGGGGGCGGGGCGGCGACCGAGGCGAGTGGGTCCGGGAAGGCGCGCGGACTTGGCACCTCTTCTCACGTCGGCCGGTCCAGGCCCAACCGACGGACGATGGGGGTTCCGGCAACCAGGCGCTGCGTGGAGTGGCTGCTGGGCCTCTACTTTCTCAGCCATATCCCCATCACCCTGTTCATGGACCTGCAGGCGGTGCTGCCGCGCGAGCTTTACCCAGTCGAG aAACCTGCTGAAGTGGTATGCTAAGGAGTTCAAAGACCCGCTGCTGCAGGAGCCCCCAGCCTGGTTTAAGTCCTTTCTGTTTTGCGAGCTTGTGTTTCAGCTGCCTTTCTTTCCCATTGCAACGTATGCCTTCCTCAAAG GAAGCTGCAAGTGGATTCGAACTCCTGCAATCATCTACTCCGTTCACACCATGACGACCTTAATTCCAATACTCTCCACATTTCTGTTTGAGGATTTCTCCAAAGCCAGTGGTTTCAAGGGGCAAAGACCTGAGACTTTGCATGAACGGTTAACGCTTATATCTGTCTATGCCCCCTACTTACTCATCCCGTtcatacttttaattttcatgttgcGGAGCCCCTACTACAAGtatgaggagaaaagaaaaaaaaaatga
- the IFT20 gene encoding intraflagellar transport protein 20 homolog isoform X1 produces the protein MTHLLLTATVTPSEQNSSRKSGWETAMAKDILGEAGLHFDELNKLRVLDPEVTQQTIELKEECKDFVDKIGQFQKIVGGLIELVDQLAKEAENEKMKAIGARNLLKSIAKQREAQQQQLQALIAEKKMQLERYRVEYEALCKVEAEQNEFIDQFIFQK, from the exons ATGACACACCTCCTCCTGACTGCCACTGTCACTCCTTCAGAGCAGAACTCCTCTAGGAAGTCTGGATGGGAAAcag CCATGGCCAAGGACATCCTGGGTGAAGCAGGGCTGCACTTTGATGAACTGAACAAGCTGCGGGTGTTGGACCCAGAGGTTACCCAGCAGACCATAGAGCTGAAGGAAGAGTGCAAAGACTTTGTGGACA aaattggCCAGTTTCAGAAAATAGTTGGTGGTTTAATTGAGCTTGTTGATCAACTtgcaaaagaagcagaaaatgaaaagatgaag GCCATCGGTGCTCGGAACTTGCTCAAATCTATAGCAAAGCAGAGAGAAGCTCAACAGCAGCAACTTCAAGCACTaatagcagaaaagaaaatgcagctaGAAAG gtaTCGGGTTGAATATGAAGCTTTGTGTAAAGTAGAAGCAGAACAAAATGAATTTATTGaccaatttatttttcagaaatga
- the IFT20 gene encoding intraflagellar transport protein 20 homolog isoform X2, giving the protein MAKDILGEAGLHFDELNKLRVLDPEVTQQTIELKEECKDFVDKIGQFQKIVGGLIELVDQLAKEAENEKMKAIGARNLLKSIAKQREAQQQQLQALIAEKKMQLERYRVEYEALCKVEAEQNEFIDQFIFQK; this is encoded by the exons ATGGCCAAGGACATCCTGGGTGAAGCAGGGCTGCACTTTGATGAACTGAACAAGCTGCGGGTGTTGGACCCAGAGGTTACCCAGCAGACCATAGAGCTGAAGGAAGAGTGCAAAGACTTTGTGGACA aaattggCCAGTTTCAGAAAATAGTTGGTGGTTTAATTGAGCTTGTTGATCAACTtgcaaaagaagcagaaaatgaaaagatgaag GCCATCGGTGCTCGGAACTTGCTCAAATCTATAGCAAAGCAGAGAGAAGCTCAACAGCAGCAACTTCAAGCACTaatagcagaaaagaaaatgcagctaGAAAG gtaTCGGGTTGAATATGAAGCTTTGTGTAAAGTAGAAGCAGAACAAAATGAATTTATTGaccaatttatttttcagaaatga
- the TNFAIP1 gene encoding BTB/POZ domain-containing adapter for CUL3-mediated RhoA degradation protein 2, with amino-acid sequence MSGDTCLCPASGAKPKLSGFKGGGLGNKYVQLNVGGSLYYTTVRALTRHDTMLKAMFSGRMEVLTDKEGWILIDRCGKHFGTILNYLRDDTITLPQNRQEIKELMAEAKYYLIQGLVNMCQSALQDKKDSYQPVCNIPIITSLKEEERLIESSTKPVVKLLYNRSNNKYSYTSNSDDHLLKNIELFDKLSLRFNGRVLFIKDVIGDEICCWSFYGQGRKLAEVCCTSIVYATEKKQTKVEFPEARIYEETLNVLLYETPRVPDNSLLEATSRSRSQASPSEDEETFELRDRVRRIHVKRYSTYDDRQLGHQSTHRD; translated from the exons ATGTCGGGGGACACCTGCCTGTGCCCGGCCTCAGGGGCCAAGCCCAAGCTCAGTGGATTCAAGGGAGGAGGGCTGGGCAACAAGTACGTCCAGCTCAACGTGGGCGGCTCTCTGTACTATACCACCGTGCGGGCCCTGACCCGCCACGACACCATGCTCAAGGCCATGTTCAGCGGGCGCATGGAGGTGCTGACAGACAAAGAAG GCTGGATCCTCATAGACCGTTGTGGAAAGCACTTTGGCACCATTTTGAATTACCTCCGAGATGACACCATCACCCTCCCTCAGAACCGGCAAGAAATCAAGGAATTGATGGCTGAAGCAAAGTATTACCTCATCCAGGGGCTGGTGAACATGTGCCAGAGTGCCCTGCAG GACAAGAAGGACTCCTACCAGCCTGTGTGCAACATCCCCATCATCACATCCCTGAAGGAGGAGGAGCGGCTCATCGAATCCTCCACCAAG CCCGTGGTGAAGCTGCTGTACAACAGAAGCAACAACAAGTATTCCTACACCAG CAACTCTGATGACCACCTGCTGAAAAACATCGAGCTATTTGACAAGCTCTCCCTGCGCTTCAACGGCCGCGTGCTCTTCATCAAGGATGTCATTGGCGACGAGATCTGCTGTTGGTCCTTCTATGGCCAGGGCCGTAAGCTGGCAGAGGTGTGCTGTACCTCCATCGTGTATGCCACAGAGAAGAAGCAGACCAAG GTGGAATTCCCAGAGGCCCGAATCTATGAGGAGACACTCAACGTTTTACTCTATGAGACTCCCCGCGTTCCCGACAACTCCTTGTTGGAGGCTACAAGCCGTAGCCGCAGCCAGGCTTCCCCCAGTGAAGACGAGGAGACCTTTGAACTGCGGGACCGTGTCCGCCGCATCCACGTCAAGCGCTACAGCACTTACGATGACCGGCAGCTCGGCCACCAGTCTACTCATCGTGACTGA
- the TMEM97 gene encoding sigma intracellular receptor 2 isoform X2 has protein sequence MHSPRGGGAATEASGSGKARGLGTSSHVGRSRPNRRTMGVPATRRCVEWLLGLYFLSHIPITLFMDLQAVLPRELYPVEFRNLLKWYAKEFKDPLLQEPPAWFKSFLFCELVFQLPFFPIATYAFLKGSCKWIRTPAIIYSVHTMTTLIPILSTFLFEDFSKASGFKGQRPETLHERLTLISVYAPYLLIPFILLIFMLRSPYYKYEEKRKKK, from the exons ATGCATAGCCCTCGAGGGGGCGGGGCGGCGACCGAGGCGAGTGGGTCCGGGAAGGCGCGCGGACTTGGCACCTCTTCTCACGTCGGCCGGTCCAGGCCCAACCGACGGACGATGGGGGTTCCGGCAACCAGGCGCTGCGTGGAGTGGCTGCTGGGCCTCTACTTTCTCAGCCATATCCCCATCACCCTGTTCATGGACCTGCAGGCGGTGCTGCCGCGCGAGCTTTACCCAGTCGAG tttagaAACCTGCTGAAGTGGTATGCTAAGGAGTTCAAAGACCCGCTGCTGCAGGAGCCCCCAGCCTGGTTTAAGTCCTTTCTGTTTTGCGAGCTTGTGTTTCAGCTGCCTTTCTTTCCCATTGCAACGTATGCCTTCCTCAAAG GAAGCTGCAAGTGGATTCGAACTCCTGCAATCATCTACTCCGTTCACACCATGACGACCTTAATTCCAATACTCTCCACATTTCTGTTTGAGGATTTCTCCAAAGCCAGTGGTTTCAAGGGGCAAAGACCTGAGACTTTGCATGAACGGTTAACGCTTATATCTGTCTATGCCCCCTACTTACTCATCCCGTtcatacttttaattttcatgttgcGGAGCCCCTACTACAAGtatgaggagaaaagaaaaaaaaaatga